Proteins from a single region of Labedella gwakjiensis:
- a CDS encoding hydantoinase/oxoprolinase N-terminal domain-containing protein translates to MSARDLSVRDLSVGIDVGGTNTDAVALDDAGTVIAWTKQATTVDVTGGIRAALAAVLADIGSRRDDVSRVMLGTTHATNAIVRRRDLGRVAVIRLGAPASTDFPPLAGWPADLRDTVLAGSLLAGGGHLVDGYPISRLDLDEVRRFLDGLGGRVDAVAVCGIFSPSFPDQELEVAAVARELLGPDIPISLSHEVGELGLLERENATVLNAALYRVAREVTHALLVAVADERLDAETFFAQNDGTLMAVDYAARYPVLTIGSGPANSIRGAARLSGAENAIVVDVGGTTSDLGVLVDRFPRESTLPREIGGVRTNFRMPDILSLGVGGGTIVDLANGVPLSDSVGHRITEEALLFGGDTATLTDAASVEAPGTIAAHDLPPLDRATRAALVAALAVARDRVESAVERMSLGRTNLPLVVVGGGGFLVPDSVSGASDVLRPERGNVANAVGAAIALAGGRADQMCDYADRVAAIDAASRQAIDRAIQAGADPRSVEVVDVLETPVSYSTRPTLKVSVKAAGPLARIEQRTDTPAPPVSYSTKGTS, encoded by the coding sequence ATGAGCGCCCGCGACCTCAGTGTTCGTGACCTCAGCGTCGGCATCGACGTCGGCGGGACCAACACCGACGCCGTCGCGCTCGACGACGCCGGAACCGTGATCGCGTGGACGAAGCAGGCCACGACCGTCGACGTCACGGGCGGCATCCGCGCGGCCCTCGCGGCCGTGCTCGCCGACATCGGATCCCGCCGCGACGACGTGTCCCGCGTGATGCTCGGCACGACCCACGCGACGAACGCGATCGTGCGCCGTCGCGACCTCGGCCGCGTCGCCGTGATCCGCCTGGGCGCGCCCGCGTCCACCGACTTCCCGCCGCTCGCCGGATGGCCGGCGGACCTCCGCGACACCGTGCTCGCCGGCTCGCTCCTGGCCGGCGGCGGCCACCTCGTGGACGGCTACCCGATCTCGCGCCTCGACCTCGATGAGGTGCGCCGCTTCCTCGACGGGCTCGGCGGTCGCGTGGACGCCGTCGCCGTGTGCGGCATCTTCAGCCCTTCCTTCCCCGACCAGGAGCTCGAGGTCGCCGCCGTGGCGCGCGAGCTTCTCGGTCCCGACATCCCCATCTCGCTCAGCCACGAAGTGGGCGAGCTCGGGCTCCTCGAGCGCGAGAACGCGACGGTGCTGAACGCCGCGCTCTACCGGGTGGCCCGCGAGGTGACGCACGCGCTCCTCGTCGCCGTGGCCGACGAGCGGCTCGACGCCGAGACCTTCTTCGCCCAGAACGACGGCACCCTCATGGCCGTGGACTACGCGGCGCGATACCCCGTGCTCACGATCGGCTCGGGACCGGCGAACTCCATCCGCGGGGCCGCCCGGCTCTCCGGTGCCGAGAACGCGATCGTGGTGGACGTCGGTGGCACCACGAGCGACCTCGGCGTGCTCGTCGACCGTTTCCCCCGGGAGTCGACGCTCCCGCGCGAGATCGGCGGAGTGCGCACCAACTTCCGCATGCCCGACATCCTGAGCCTCGGCGTCGGCGGCGGCACGATCGTGGACCTCGCGAACGGCGTCCCGCTCTCCGACTCGGTCGGTCACCGCATCACCGAGGAGGCCCTCCTCTTCGGCGGCGACACCGCGACCCTCACGGACGCGGCCTCCGTCGAGGCCCCCGGCACGATCGCGGCGCACGACCTGCCCCCGCTCGACCGCGCCACGCGTGCGGCCCTCGTCGCGGCCCTCGCCGTCGCTCGCGACCGCGTCGAGTCCGCCGTGGAGCGGATGTCGCTCGGCCGCACGAACCTCCCGCTCGTCGTGGTGGGAGGCGGCGGCTTCCTCGTGCCCGACTCCGTCTCGGGCGCGAGCGACGTGCTCCGCCCCGAGCGCGGCAACGTCGCCAACGCCGTGGGCGCCGCGATCGCCCTCGCGGGCGGTCGGGCCGACCAGATGTGCGACTACGCCGATCGTGTCGCCGCGATCGACGCGGCCAGCCGGCAGGCGATCGACCGGGCCATCCAGGCCGGGGCCGACCCGCGCTCCGTCGAGGTGGTGGACGTGCTCGAGACGCCCGTCTCGTACTCCACCCGACCGACCCTCAAAGTGTCCGTGAAGGCAGCGGGTCCCCTCGCCCGGATCGAACAACGCACCGACACCCCTGCACCACCCGTTTCGTACTCGACGAAGGGCACATCATGA
- a CDS encoding dipeptide/oligopeptide/nickel ABC transporter permease/ATP-binding protein produces the protein MRTRLARTLFTPQGIAVSIGVLAVLFATVLGPILFGDAASARDIASRQQGASLAHPFGTDELGRDLLARVIVATRVSVLLTLGATGISVAGGVLVGVIAAVLPSLARRAVNAFIDILLSFPWLLLALFFSVIWGTTATGAMLAVGFAGIPVFGRLISTLASSVAGSDFVHAARILGSGPLRTAARHVLPNILPPLLVNMAVHASVTLLSFAALSFLGLGVQAPEYDWGRLLNEGSRRIYVDPMAAIGPGIAIVLTGVVFALLGELFSERRRNAPLRAIRRRTRAETRAIPVVSDTEPVVRASDLRVSFRTEDGGIVERVHGVSLSIDPGEIVGIVGESGSGKSVTAMAIAGLLGPDSLVESDDLHFRGIDMTVEPTAAERRRLGLEQAMIFQDPLSSLNPSLSVGRQLREVSEIHGRVPRAAAIRRAVDALGLVRIPEPERRLRQLPHEFSGGMRQRAMIAMGLMGSPRLIIADEPTTALDVTVQRQVLRALRDAQRSTGAAILLISHDIALVSGFCDRVIVMRDGRVVEELAADRLDQARHPYTRGLIACVPDMATDRSTPLPVIPADTAAVAVADTPEVRA, from the coding sequence ATGCGCACCCGACTCGCCCGCACCCTCTTCACGCCGCAAGGCATCGCCGTCTCGATCGGTGTTCTCGCCGTGCTGTTCGCGACGGTCCTCGGTCCGATCCTCTTCGGCGACGCGGCGAGCGCCCGCGACATCGCGTCCCGTCAGCAGGGCGCGAGCCTCGCCCACCCGTTCGGCACCGACGAGCTCGGGCGAGACCTGCTCGCCCGGGTGATCGTCGCGACACGCGTCTCCGTGCTCCTCACCCTGGGGGCGACGGGCATCTCGGTGGCGGGAGGCGTGCTCGTCGGCGTCATCGCCGCCGTGCTTCCCTCCCTCGCGCGCCGTGCCGTGAACGCGTTCATCGACATCCTGCTGTCGTTCCCGTGGCTGCTGCTCGCCCTCTTCTTCTCCGTCATCTGGGGCACCACGGCGACGGGCGCGATGCTCGCCGTGGGTTTCGCGGGCATCCCGGTGTTCGGTCGTCTCATCTCGACGCTCGCGTCGTCGGTCGCGGGAAGCGACTTCGTGCACGCCGCCCGCATCCTCGGCAGCGGACCGCTGCGCACGGCCGCGCGCCACGTGCTTCCGAACATCCTGCCGCCGCTCCTCGTCAACATGGCCGTGCACGCCTCGGTGACCCTGTTGTCGTTCGCCGCCCTGTCCTTCCTCGGTCTCGGGGTCCAGGCCCCGGAGTACGACTGGGGCCGACTGCTCAACGAGGGCTCCCGGCGTATCTACGTCGACCCGATGGCCGCAATCGGTCCCGGCATCGCGATCGTCCTCACGGGTGTGGTGTTCGCGCTGCTCGGCGAGTTGTTCAGCGAGCGGCGCCGCAACGCGCCGCTCCGGGCGATCCGGCGCCGCACGCGCGCCGAGACGCGGGCGATCCCCGTGGTGTCGGACACCGAGCCCGTCGTGCGGGCGTCCGATCTCCGCGTCTCGTTCCGCACGGAGGACGGCGGGATCGTCGAGCGCGTGCACGGCGTGAGCCTGTCGATCGATCCCGGTGAGATCGTGGGGATCGTGGGGGAGTCCGGGTCGGGCAAGTCCGTCACGGCGATGGCGATCGCCGGCCTCCTCGGTCCCGATTCGCTCGTCGAGAGCGACGACCTCCACTTCCGCGGCATCGACATGACCGTGGAGCCGACGGCGGCAGAGCGCCGGCGACTCGGTCTCGAGCAGGCGATGATCTTCCAGGACCCGCTCAGCTCGCTCAACCCGTCGCTCTCCGTCGGTCGCCAGCTGCGCGAGGTGAGCGAGATCCATGGTCGCGTGCCGCGCGCGGCCGCCATCCGACGGGCCGTCGACGCCCTCGGCCTCGTTCGCATCCCCGAGCCGGAGCGACGCCTCCGCCAGCTTCCGCACGAGTTCTCGGGCGGCATGCGGCAACGAGCGATGATCGCGATGGGGCTCATGGGCTCGCCTCGGCTCATCATCGCCGACGAGCCGACCACGGCCCTCGACGTGACGGTGCAGCGGCAGGTGCTGCGGGCGCTCCGCGACGCCCAGCGATCGACGGGGGCGGCGATCCTGCTCATCTCGCACGACATCGCCCTCGTGAGCGGCTTCTGCGACCGGGTGATCGTGATGCGCGACGGTCGCGTCGTGGAGGAACTCGCGGCGGACCGCCTCGACCAGGCCCGTCACCCCTACACGCGCGGCCTCATCGCGTGTGTGCCCGACATGGCGACGGACCGATCCACACCGTTGCCCGTCATACCCGCCGACACCGCCGCGGTCGCCGTGGCCGACACCCCGGAGGTGCGCGCATGA
- a CDS encoding ABC transporter ATP-binding protein has translation MSELEFRDVSVRYGHGRASQLAVDSADLVVRDGTTHGLVGESGSGKSTMARIAVGLTPVSGGAILLDGVDITDRKPASRLARRRVQMVFQDPFSALDPRMPVGVSIAEGLLATGRRYSRLDREARVHELLERVHIDPRRAGESPSAFSGGQRQRITIARALAAEPSVLIADEITSALDVSVQGVVLNLLRELQEELQLTMLFISHNLAVVRYVSDEVSVMRAGRIVEHGDTETVLAHPADPYTRELLRSVPVMGEPLELEDA, from the coding sequence ATGAGCGAGCTCGAGTTCCGCGACGTGAGCGTGCGCTACGGGCACGGTCGCGCGTCCCAGCTCGCCGTCGATTCCGCCGACCTCGTCGTGCGCGACGGCACCACCCACGGCCTCGTCGGGGAGTCGGGGTCCGGAAAGAGCACGATGGCGCGCATCGCCGTGGGGCTCACCCCGGTGAGCGGTGGAGCGATCCTGCTCGACGGCGTGGACATCACCGATCGCAAGCCCGCGTCGCGGCTCGCCCGGCGCCGCGTGCAGATGGTGTTCCAGGACCCCTTCAGCGCTCTCGATCCGCGCATGCCCGTCGGCGTCTCGATCGCCGAGGGACTCCTCGCGACGGGACGTCGGTACTCGCGGCTCGACCGCGAGGCGCGCGTGCACGAACTGCTCGAGCGCGTGCACATCGACCCGCGCAGGGCCGGGGAGTCGCCCTCGGCGTTCTCCGGCGGGCAGCGACAGCGCATCACGATCGCTCGCGCGCTCGCGGCCGAGCCGTCCGTGCTCATCGCCGACGAGATCACGTCGGCACTCGACGTGTCGGTGCAGGGTGTCGTCTTGAATCTGCTGCGGGAGCTGCAGGAGGAACTGCAGCTCACGATGCTCTTCATCTCGCACAACCTCGCGGTCGTGCGGTACGTGAGCGACGAGGTGAGCGTCATGCGCGCCGGACGGATCGTGGAGCACGGCGACACCGAGACCGTCCTCGCCCACCCAGCCGATCCGTACACGCGCGAGCTCTTGCGCTCCGTGCCCGTGATGGGCGAGCCCCTCGAACTGGAGGACGCATGA
- a CDS encoding ABC transporter substrate-binding protein gives MTRTVRGVVVTTTAIATALALSACGTSTGGDPSADPTNFVSGGTFTMAINDDPGNLSPLTGVNLVQRALVPFGYESLAYTTEEGEMVPSMAESWEVSGTSISYTLKDGITCADGTEFTAETAANNFAYQASPDNGTFWFGSNVTEDMTASADGNVLTIESATNNPFLLESTGTVEMVCQAGLDDPDTLADTTNGTALYELTTAEAGSAYTYTKRDGYTWGPQDVTSDTEGLPDEIVARVVADEATAANLLISGELNAASVIGADRERIEAAGLDSVGTLNPIGQMLFNEREDRPTADVRVREALTLALDQDAVGELVTDGSYQPSVSLVNKTPLTCVADGPLWELPSQDVDKAAELLDEAGYEADADGDRGLTIRFLYDAGTPTHGAAAEEVQAEWNELGITTELVAEDPTGWSTDLYQTYDWDTGFIQLAPSSPVVLSLFFLGETSENGGYNFMAVENEDYNTLAEQAFQAEDSDSACDLWLEAEKELIDRVDTFPLADTVSPTWLEGVTLEMPGSIAPTTIRMLG, from the coding sequence ATGACCAGGACCGTCCGGGGGGTCGTCGTGACGACGACCGCCATCGCCACAGCACTCGCGCTCAGCGCGTGCGGCACCAGTACCGGGGGAGACCCGAGCGCCGATCCGACGAACTTCGTCTCCGGCGGCACCTTCACCATGGCCATCAACGACGACCCGGGCAACCTGTCGCCGCTGACGGGCGTCAACCTCGTGCAGCGCGCCCTCGTGCCCTTCGGCTACGAGTCCCTCGCGTACACGACGGAGGAGGGCGAGATGGTGCCCTCCATGGCCGAGAGCTGGGAGGTGTCGGGCACGTCCATCAGCTACACGCTGAAGGACGGCATCACGTGTGCCGACGGCACCGAGTTCACCGCCGAGACGGCCGCGAACAACTTCGCCTACCAGGCGAGCCCCGACAACGGCACGTTCTGGTTCGGTTCCAACGTCACGGAGGACATGACGGCCTCGGCCGACGGCAACGTCCTCACGATCGAGAGCGCCACGAACAACCCGTTCCTCCTCGAGAGCACCGGCACCGTCGAGATGGTCTGCCAGGCCGGCCTCGACGACCCCGACACCCTCGCCGACACCACGAACGGCACGGCGCTCTACGAACTGACCACGGCAGAGGCCGGATCGGCCTACACGTACACGAAGCGCGACGGCTACACGTGGGGTCCCCAGGACGTCACGAGCGACACCGAGGGCCTCCCGGACGAGATCGTGGCCCGCGTGGTCGCCGACGAGGCGACCGCGGCAAACCTCCTCATCTCGGGCGAGCTCAACGCCGCCTCCGTGATCGGTGCCGACCGCGAGCGCATCGAGGCCGCCGGCCTCGACTCCGTGGGTACGCTCAACCCGATCGGCCAGATGCTCTTCAACGAGCGAGAGGACCGTCCCACCGCGGACGTCCGCGTCCGCGAGGCCCTCACGCTCGCCCTCGACCAGGACGCGGTCGGCGAGCTCGTGACCGACGGCAGCTACCAGCCGTCCGTCTCGCTCGTGAACAAGACGCCCCTCACGTGCGTCGCCGACGGCCCCCTGTGGGAGCTGCCCAGCCAGGACGTCGACAAGGCCGCCGAGCTCCTCGACGAGGCCGGCTACGAGGCGGACGCCGACGGCGACCGCGGCCTCACGATCCGCTTCCTCTACGACGCCGGAACGCCGACCCACGGCGCCGCGGCCGAAGAGGTGCAGGCGGAGTGGAACGAGCTCGGCATCACGACCGAGCTCGTGGCCGAGGACCCCACCGGCTGGTCGACCGACCTCTACCAGACGTACGACTGGGACACCGGCTTCATCCAGCTCGCCCCGTCGAGCCCCGTGGTGCTGAGCCTCTTCTTCCTCGGTGAGACGAGCGAGAACGGCGGCTACAACTTCATGGCCGTGGAGAACGAGGACTACAACACGCTCGCGGAGCAGGCCTTCCAGGCCGAGGACTCCGACAGCGCGTGCGACCTCTGGCTGGAGGCCGAGAAGGAGCTCATCGACCGCGTCGACACGTTCCCGCTCGCCGACACCGTCTCGCCGACGTGGCTCGAGGGCGTGACGCTCGAGATGCCGGGCAGCATCGCACCGACCACCATCCGGATGCTGGGCTGA
- a CDS encoding DUF917 domain-containing protein gives MSTTSEPLRLITRDDVAPLAAGAAVFGTGGGGAVHTVQLSVETSIETYGPVRLMQVEELGPDDAVILLSGIGAPSVGIEMLGASAQVHTLIAEVERIIGRPVTAVMAAEIGGSNGVAPVGWAASLGVAVLDADGMGRAFPKSTMISMNVAGLASEFAVMGDVIGNVSVLRTLDMEWLERHARAFTIAAGGIAIGAHYLLTSETAPGAVIEGTVSRAIHVGRRLLGSPDPVVDIADELGADVLAGGKVIDIERLTEGGFTRGSVTIQGIGADRDRLLRVEIQNENLVVIEDGEIVVSVPDLITIVDTETGEAISTEMLRFGQRVSVLAWPCDPLWRTERGLELTGPAAFGYDLAYVPFAARSAVAR, from the coding sequence ATGAGCACCACGAGCGAGCCCTTGCGGCTCATCACACGCGACGACGTCGCGCCCCTCGCCGCGGGCGCAGCCGTCTTCGGGACGGGTGGAGGCGGCGCCGTCCACACGGTCCAGCTGTCCGTCGAGACCTCCATCGAGACCTACGGTCCCGTCCGCCTCATGCAGGTGGAGGAGCTCGGTCCGGACGATGCGGTCATCCTGCTCTCCGGCATCGGCGCTCCCTCGGTGGGCATCGAGATGCTCGGGGCGAGCGCCCAGGTGCACACGCTCATCGCCGAGGTCGAGCGCATCATCGGCCGTCCGGTCACCGCCGTCATGGCTGCCGAGATCGGCGGCAGCAACGGGGTCGCTCCCGTGGGCTGGGCGGCCTCGCTCGGCGTCGCGGTGCTCGACGCCGACGGCATGGGACGCGCCTTCCCGAAGTCCACGATGATCTCGATGAACGTCGCAGGGCTCGCGAGCGAGTTCGCCGTGATGGGAGACGTCATCGGCAACGTGAGTGTGCTCCGCACCCTCGACATGGAGTGGCTCGAACGTCACGCGCGCGCCTTCACGATCGCCGCGGGCGGCATCGCGATCGGCGCCCACTACCTCCTCACCTCCGAGACCGCGCCGGGCGCCGTCATCGAGGGCACCGTGAGCCGTGCGATCCACGTGGGCCGCCGCCTCCTCGGTTCGCCCGATCCCGTCGTCGACATCGCGGACGAGCTCGGCGCCGACGTGCTCGCGGGCGGCAAGGTCATCGACATCGAGCGTCTCACGGAGGGCGGCTTCACCCGCGGGTCCGTGACGATCCAGGGCATCGGGGCGGATCGCGACCGCCTCCTGCGCGTCGAGATCCAGAACGAGAACCTCGTCGTGATCGAGGACGGCGAGATCGTCGTGAGCGTGCCAGACCTCATCACGATCGTCGACACCGAGACGGGCGAGGCGATCTCCACCGAGATGCTCCGCTTCGGACAGCGCGTGAGCGTGCTCGCGTGGCCGTGCGATCCGCTGTGGCGCACCGAGCGCGGCCTCGAACTCACGGGTCCCGCCGCATTCGGATACGACCTCGCGTACGTGCCGTTCGCCGCGCGATCGGCGGTCGCCCGATGA
- a CDS encoding ABC transporter permease: MTLPSTTVTTGTTTGADAPTPSTAAPGGRGERLRVLAGSPRLAFVLRRLLRAVVSLAIVLMASFFLVHLVPGDPVRAALGPTVSPEAVEALRRSLGLDLPLWQQFTNYVGGLFTGDLGVSVTSQRPVATTIAERLPTTLLLSVISFLIAALGAFPIGVATAVSARSGRRRAADLGVSGLLGILIAIPNFLLAVLLISLFSVGLQWFPPAGWGQPSQVVLPVVALAIGPLAYLARIVHVEMLRVLDEPYITTARSKRLPAQILYLRHALPNIVAASLTAGGVVLVGLVAGTVLIETVFVIPGIGSTIVSSITTKDYPLIQGVVLVYAVLVLAANLVIDLALAVLDPRSTIAEA, translated from the coding sequence ATGACGCTCCCCTCGACCACCGTCACGACGGGCACGACCACGGGCGCGGACGCCCCGACTCCGTCGACCGCCGCGCCCGGTGGTCGGGGGGAGCGGCTCCGCGTCCTGGCGGGGTCGCCGCGGCTCGCCTTCGTGCTGCGGCGGCTCCTCCGGGCCGTCGTCTCCCTCGCCATCGTTTTGATGGCGTCGTTCTTCCTTGTCCACCTCGTTCCCGGGGACCCGGTGCGAGCGGCTCTCGGCCCCACGGTGTCGCCAGAGGCCGTCGAGGCGCTCCGGCGCTCGCTCGGCCTCGACCTCCCGCTCTGGCAGCAGTTCACGAACTACGTCGGCGGGCTCTTCACCGGCGACCTCGGGGTGTCGGTCACCTCGCAGCGACCGGTCGCGACGACGATCGCCGAGCGGCTTCCGACGACGCTGCTCCTCTCCGTGATCTCGTTCCTCATCGCCGCCCTCGGGGCGTTCCCCATCGGCGTCGCGACCGCGGTCTCGGCCCGGAGCGGTCGTCGTCGCGCCGCAGACCTCGGTGTCTCCGGACTGCTCGGCATCCTCATCGCCATCCCGAACTTCCTGCTCGCCGTGCTGCTCATCTCGCTCTTCAGCGTGGGACTCCAGTGGTTCCCCCCGGCGGGCTGGGGACAGCCGTCGCAGGTCGTGCTGCCGGTGGTCGCCCTCGCGATCGGTCCGCTCGCGTACCTCGCCCGCATCGTGCACGTCGAGATGCTGCGCGTGCTCGACGAGCCGTACATCACCACGGCTCGCAGCAAGCGGCTGCCCGCGCAGATCCTCTACCTGCGCCACGCCCTGCCGAACATCGTCGCGGCATCGCTCACGGCCGGGGGCGTCGTGCTCGTGGGCCTCGTCGCCGGAACCGTGCTCATCGAGACGGTCTTCGTCATCCCCGGCATCGGGTCGACGATCGTCTCCTCCATCACCACGAAGGACTACCCGCTCATCCAGGGCGTCGTCCTCGTCTACGCGGTCCTCGTCCTCGCGGCCAACCTCGTCATCGACCTGGCGCTCGCAGTGCTCGACCCGCGCTCCACGATCGCGGAGGCCTGA
- a CDS encoding PucR family transcriptional regulator, which produces MEQTLRERVDLREVVEQADRFGTRVLAGDPDGVEVLSVEMLALDDLARAAAGSLVVATLPTAEAPRAYQIDIAVCRAISARAVALVLTGDVTLSETSRTLAGRGSLIVLGADAAPSELAVFVDRLVRRGAAGALSRAEHAIEAVSRVADAGAPDIRAAILEAASAALGVGLRIEEVPGVRWTEADAVCIGEVPIGRLVADRDDPAVSIARPVIASVLSRAASRESQDRFGPVRSRADLIVELLFAESSRIDGLAVDAARAGLPVQLSHSVAWLTPRVPGEDQRRLPVSLVAALELRALQLVDDRDEVWHVAAFHDDLLVVASEELGAPDHQRRLREVVERFVRQAAVLAGEDWTFTVGLGTPQSGAAGLRQSATEARIAAESAVASGRLGAIESTDVTGLRRVLLDFYASPLSRTLLDDILSPLDALGSERADTSVRTLLAYLSTRNSLVRAAELLTLHPNAVNYRVRRIEQTLALNLDDPDTRFALELACRLRLVSAR; this is translated from the coding sequence ATGGAACAAACGCTGCGTGAACGGGTCGACCTCCGCGAGGTCGTCGAGCAGGCCGATCGCTTCGGCACGCGTGTGCTCGCGGGCGATCCGGACGGTGTCGAGGTGCTGAGCGTGGAGATGCTCGCGCTCGACGACCTCGCCCGCGCGGCCGCCGGCAGCCTCGTCGTGGCGACGCTTCCCACCGCCGAGGCGCCGCGGGCCTACCAGATCGACATCGCCGTGTGCCGCGCCATCTCGGCGCGCGCCGTCGCTCTCGTCCTCACGGGCGACGTCACCCTCTCCGAGACCTCGCGCACCCTCGCGGGACGCGGCTCCCTCATCGTGCTCGGAGCCGACGCCGCCCCGAGCGAACTCGCCGTGTTCGTCGATCGCCTCGTGCGGCGCGGCGCCGCCGGTGCGCTCTCGCGCGCCGAGCACGCGATCGAGGCGGTGAGCCGCGTCGCCGACGCAGGGGCGCCGGACATCCGTGCAGCCATCCTCGAGGCGGCGAGCGCCGCTCTGGGCGTCGGCCTGCGGATCGAGGAGGTGCCGGGGGTGCGGTGGACGGAGGCGGACGCCGTCTGCATCGGGGAGGTGCCGATCGGCCGTCTGGTGGCCGACCGCGACGACCCGGCGGTGTCGATCGCCCGCCCGGTGATCGCGTCCGTCCTGTCGCGGGCGGCGTCGCGCGAGTCGCAGGACCGCTTCGGTCCCGTCCGATCGCGCGCCGACCTCATCGTCGAGCTCCTGTTCGCGGAGTCGTCGCGCATCGACGGGCTCGCGGTCGACGCGGCGCGTGCCGGTCTCCCCGTCCAGCTCTCCCACTCTGTCGCGTGGCTGACGCCGCGCGTACCGGGCGAGGACCAGCGGCGACTGCCCGTCTCGCTCGTGGCGGCTCTCGAGCTGCGGGCCCTGCAGCTCGTGGACGACAGGGACGAGGTGTGGCACGTCGCGGCGTTCCACGACGACCTCCTCGTGGTGGCGTCGGAGGAGCTCGGGGCGCCAGACCACCAGCGGAGACTGCGCGAGGTCGTCGAGCGCTTCGTTCGGCAGGCCGCCGTGCTCGCGGGCGAGGACTGGACGTTCACCGTGGGTCTCGGAACTCCGCAGAGCGGTGCGGCGGGACTGCGCCAGTCGGCCACGGAGGCGCGCATCGCCGCGGAGTCGGCCGTGGCGTCCGGCCGCCTCGGCGCGATCGAGTCCACCGATGTGACCGGGCTCCGGCGCGTGCTCCTCGACTTCTACGCGTCCCCGCTCAGCCGCACGCTGCTCGACGACATCCTGTCTCCCCTCGACGCCCTCGGGTCCGAGCGGGCCGACACGTCGGTGCGCACGCTTCTCGCCTACCTGAGCACACGGAACTCCCTCGTGCGGGCAGCGGAACTCCTCACGCTGCACCCCAACGCCGTGAACTACCGCGTGCGCCGCATCGAGCAGACCCTCGCGCTGAACCTCGACGACCCCGACACCCGCTTCGCCCTCGAACTCGCCTGCCGCCTCCGCCTCGTCTCCGCCCGCTGA